The region TAGCAGGATGCTTAAagttttccctttcccttttttttttttcctgttgagAAGTGCATGGTTCTTTCTTGGTAGATGGTTTGATAGTCATGATGCTATTTCTACCAGTGTTGTTATCATTATCGATATACCTCCCAATCTAAGGTTTTAGAAACTAGGCCATTAGTATGCAATATtggtttaatttaaagtttaggCCTCTCAACTACCCTTCTTTGCATACTATTATTGccaatttggtttaatttaaagtttccatgaaaataaattgcatCTCTCTTTGCGTGgaagttatttattttcctttttattgagTTCTATCTGTCTATGCTAAAAAATACCCAGGGATCATGGTAATGGTCTGTTCTCCCAAAAACTACAGGTAACAGTGGAGAGCCAAGCCTATCACAAGTCATGTTTCAAGTGCTCTCACGGTGGCTGTGCTATAACACCATCAAACTATGCAGCGCTTGAGGGTGTATTATATTGCAAACATCACTTttctcaacttttcaaggaaaagGGCAGCTACAACCATCTGATCAAGTGCGCATCAATGAAGCGAGCAGCTGCTCCTGTGCCGGAGGCTTAAACATCTCTTCCTTAATTTGATATCTACTCGTGTGGCTTTATCTACTGTTCAGTGTGTTTTCCTTCCAAACCCTTCGATTTCCATTGGAAGGGGTAGGCAAAACTTGGttctgctttctttctttttttaaaaaacttctcCCTTCAGCTCTCAGCGAGCATGTTTGTCGTGTTTGATTGATAGATGGGTTTCAAACTCCCAAAATTGTAAAATGACTGGAGGAATTTCAATTGCAAATATTGGATGCTATTAGTGCTTCTTACTTGTGTATCTGGTTTTGTTACCACATATTACGAGGGGAAATTGTGTCATAATATGATATGCGTCTACTCCCACTGAAACGCATCGTCTTCCTCATTCTTCCTATTCTCAATCATGATTGACGCGTGGATTAAACTGAAGGGTTTTTCCATGGTGGTTGGCAGCAATCATAAACACGAGATTAGTAATTTGCTCgacccaaaaagaaagaaagaaagaattaacCACAAGGGGTATGGTGAtaattaatatctattttttaaaaaattgttttaatatgataatattaaaaataaaaaaatattattttaatatattttcaaataaaaaatatttttaaaaattaattactactacattttcaaatatttttatataatcttcttttcaaatttaatctagTTTCTcattcaaatcattttatttactttcatgttaaaataaataaataaaaagaaatcacatTTTGAATTCTGAAGTTATTTAGAtttggattttgaaaaaaaaacattcatttaagAATATCTGTAcagagataatatttataaaaatatctgtataaattacttttttaaagatCGTTTAAACAAATTTTTGTATTAAATGCACAAAATACTGTCTATACTTCAATGTCAAatagaaattattgaaaaaaaaaggaaattgttTCGGGATGAAACTTGAAAGATGCATAtctgttaaaaagaaaaagaaaaaagactctTTTCCCCGGCAAAATCTCTGTCATTCACCAAAAACGACTCCCTTTTCCCACCGTTTTAACACTGTGATAGCCTGgctatataaaatatgaaaaatgaaagaCAGAAAGCGCGACTGGAGAGGCAAAAAATGTGGAATTCACTCTCAGCTCTCCATGCCCATCTAATTCAGtaagctctctctctccctctctctctccgtATTTGCAAAccctaaaatattttcaatctcTAATTTATTTGTTCTTAATTCAGGTTGTCAGAGACCATTTTAAACCCTCTCTCTCAAATCCCGTACACACCGCCTGAAGGCACACCAATCTCTCCAAAATCCACGCTCGAATCTCTTCTCTCAATCAAAAACTCTAACCCTAACCCCAACAATAATGCCATCACCGAAACCCaacttttcaattcaatcaaaGACTTCACTTTAGCATGTGCATTACTCTCCTCCTCTCAATCCTCCACCCACGAATTGCTCTCTTGGATCCCTAAGAACCTCGCAATTGAAGCTAACTCGGCTTTCAACGAGCTATCCAATGCTTATGCTGTGAGTGATCTTGGTGGCAGAAATGAGAGGAGGGTTAGTGAGTTGTTGGGAGTGATGTCTGGTGGTGACGGTGATGGTTTAGTGAATGAAGAGAAGAGATTGGTGATTGAATTGATGCCTGAGGTGTTGCCTTTATTGAAAGATGGAATCAAAGAGAGTTCAATTGATAAGAGTGCTGACGGAGATGAGATTTCTGCCGCGTCCGCTAGGGCTCCTGTTGGGTCTGCGATTGTAGCTGCTTATCAGTTTAGATGGTTTGCTACTCAGGTTTGTGTTCTTGggttattttgttctttaattgttaggattttgttttttactgctttaatttttttttcattgttcattttcatctttttgttgGTAGGTTGATTATCCGCATTTGGGAAAGTTGTGTAATTTCGTGATTCCATGTGCGTTGACTGCTCTTGATCACTGGTCACCGCAAGTGAAAGTATGCGATCATCTATTATTTTGTACAATTGCTTCGGTTTTGATTGCTGGTTTGCTTCAAATTGACGTAGACTTTTGTCTTTTCAATGCTTTTTCATGATGGTTAAGTTGTAAATTCTGTAATccaaatttctttccttttatgaaGTATACAGATCTCCTATTTTGTGTTTACGTCGTATACTTTGTGGCTTGTTTATGAAGCAGATAATAAGCATTTTCCATTCCAGCCATTTTAGTTATAGAGTGACAAATAATGGACAACTTTTGGGTTTCATTGATGACCTTAAAAATGCTTGGAACTGCTCAATCTTTTTGTTTCTGCATCTGCTTCACTGCATGTGAATTTTTTGGATAGTATTTCAAAAGAATGTTTAACAATATAAACACAAGGGGTAGAGTGTTTATAGTTGAGTAGGAGAGGAAATAGATCTACTATTTCAAAGCAGtcatattcttcaatattgaacCATTGCAAACCCTTTTCCTTTACACGTGTTAACTTACTGTGACATGCCTAAGCAtttcaatctttaaaattttatctttatgtaTGCTGGGATTTATGATAATGGAAAGGGATAATGTGGAGACAATATAGAATGAGTAACCTACGTGTTATGGTTGATTCCTTGATGGACAACACTCTTTTTTCCTCCTGTTTTAGGGACAAGGCATGATAAGTTTCACACATCTTGCAAAAAACGTGAATGCTGCTGAACTTAGTCGGTATGAAGATGTGATTCTTGATGCATGCTGTCAGAATATTGCTTCTGATGATGAGATATGGTGTCATGTAGTTGAGATGTCTGTACTCCTTGTGACTTGTATACAGAGGAGCGATCCTCGCAGCCCTTGGTAGCCACCTTCTCCACTgttatatcttttcttttattttttcctggTTAAGCTATAAGCTTTCTAACTATATTTACCATTACCATTGCTTTCTATAAACTGGGTAGGCAGAAGGCTACATGATCTGAATGTTATAACTGGCAGTAGTTGATGTTGATGTCTTCTTGGGAAGGTGTAGATATGTATAAAGTTTATTAGCTATAGCACTGGGGTTCAAACCTTAGAAGAAATAGATATTGGACTTGTAAGCATTTTGGTTTTTAGTGGGGGCTGCATTTGTAATACTATTTTTCCTGGTTTCAGGTCACTAAGCAGGCCATGTctattttgcattttgtttgcTTATTGTAATGTTTCTTGttgataaaaaacaactaaactgCTATGCAATAAATTATcgcatattttcttttttcttcataaacatGCTTCCTCAATTCATGTAATATTTTTGTCAATCACTTGATAAACCAATGTTATATACTTATTCTATTGACCAATGTTTTCCTTTGCCATACTTTATTTTCAGGTTTGAGAAGATGCTAAATGAGATGCTAGGTCACTTGGAGCGTCAACCAAGGAACAAGGATCGCCGTGTTGCATGGCTTAAATTTGTAGAACCACTTTTACATGGTATTGGCCTTGTGTTGGTAGCTCATTTTAGTCGAATTTTTCCACTTTTCTTTAAGTGGCTGCATGCTGATGATGATGAAACCGTTCTGCTGGTAAGAGTGCATGCCTTTACCCATGATTATTAATTCTTTTGGGCTTGATATTGCAATTAGTgtgcaattatattttttgcagATTAATATTTGCTCTATAGATATTCCCCAAGTTGTCCTTGTTTTATAGAAGTTTCTAGTGAATTACCAGCTTAGACAAGAAATTTTCATATTATCCAGtgaaattgtagtttttttattatgttggtTTTTTCTAATTCGTTTTCTTAGTTCAAgtttgttttgtgattttcatGAGTAATTCCTGGGAGAATGGATGACTTTGTGCAGGTTCTTAAACGAGTCCATACAGTTAAGAGGTTGACATGGATAAGGAACACACCATATTTAGAAAGGTGAACCAAGGAATATCTTTTGAGCAGGACCGAACATTAAATGCCATAAATACACTTAAATATGTCATTACACTGGGATGGCCAAAAGTTGTTATTTAACACACTTCTAGATTTTTTGAATCAGTCTTAGCTTTTCATTAGTCTATCATTTTGGAATCTTTAGCTAGAattggaagattttttttttcttttttaaccttCAATTGATTTAAGCAGTCTGATGGTCATGTCCTGCATTCCTCCAAGACATGAATAACTGTGATTTCCATTTCTTCTCTGGAACCAAACCGTGACTCCAAGCATGTGAAATTTTCATTAGATGAACGAGCAGTTTTTGCTTCTGATTTTATAACTCACTGTCCTGGTCTCAGATTGGTGGATGAACTTGCTTTGCTGTACAAGGAAGCAGCATTAAGAGTAGCTCGGGAACAAATCAGATCAAGTGTTCTTGAGATACTGCTCTTGCTCCAGCAGTAAGGATTATTAGATTTTTCTACTTAAGAGTGTACTCTGCAATAATTATCCATTTGCTTATAGCTgcttacattttattttttcctggtATCCGAAGATGCAAGGGCCTGCAATTCAAAGCAGCTTGGGACAAGCACAGTAATGATCTGAATTTGACAAGTCTTAGTCTATCATTAAGTGGAAACACAACAAACAATGTTGGTGCACATGTAGATCAGTTTCATGGTGATTCCCTTCAAAGAAGCTCACAGCCATTGAAACCTCAATGAGCTTGTATGAATTGCAGGCTGCCTAGTCCAAAGAGGTGAGTTTAAACGTGTTGCATGAAATATGCAGCATATAATCAGTTCTTTCTCTTAATGGAAGGGCATAATTGGGGTTTGGCAGATGTGCAAATGAGTTGTATCAAGGCTCTTTGAGTTCCTGTCACTTCACCTTGTCTGTTTAACAATCTTGTTCTGATTTTGGCATGGCTGTCTGTGTTTGTCTTTCTTTATCAGTACAATCAGCAGCAATGAGTTGTAGATTGCTCCTGCAGTAATTATGTATCAAATCTCTAAATCCTAGGCTAGGCTAGAAGGGCTGCTGGTATGGGAAGATATCAATTAGATCTTGAAAGTATTCCCTTTCCATGTATTTCCTATGTTTTTGTCATGCTATGAAACACCTGCTTATAGATGTGTGTGCCTGGAAGCGTCAAAATCCAGACAGGAACCCTTGAGGGCTGTCTGTTTTCAAGAAGCATGCTGCTTCGTTTTGGACCAGAGCCCCAGTCTGTCTAAGTTGAAAGGACTACCCTCATTTTCTTTCCGGTGGATCGAGATTTGATTGGGTGTAGATTCAGTGGCCGAGGTagcttctgtttttatttttagatatttttttaaagtgtttttagcttaaaaaaaaattaatgttttttttatggttttgatgaaatattaaaaaaaaaataggaagaaaaaattattttaatatatttttaataaaaaaaaactatattaaaaatcatcttCCATTACAATCTCAATTACCCCGTAAACCATCATCCCTTTCTAAACGATTAGGATTTTGACTTTTACTTCTCGGAGGCTCAACATAAGAGAAGCTCAATCCATAAACCAGTATTGCCTGCGAACCGAAAACCTGGCTGGTTTTTTGTTGACCCAGAAACTGCAGGACGTTGTCTTCTTCAAcgagaaaaagaaacaagaaatgaaGCCAACGATGGGACCAGAGAATCTGCCTGATAAACTTACAGGGTTCATTATTCCTTTTCGCCTACCTGATTGAAGTGCGTTTCAGACTTGGTGCAACTTGATAACCGGTTGCACCTGATAACTGGTCTCGATCTCTCCCTCACGTTCACACCACTAACCAACTCACTCCTACGGCATCGTTCTTTCATTTCACTTAAGCCTGACTGGATCTCACTGTCATCCAATTATTAGTTTCTTTGGATCATAGTTGGGAATGGATTCCACAAACTCTACGGTGTTCTCATTGATAATGGAGAAAACTACAGAGATTTATGTCTATTTCCGTGAGTGTTCAATATCGAGCCAATCGTTGCGGTCCCCTATGTGCCAACATCATCTTGTTTCTTGTCTATGATTGGCTGGAAGTAGATTTGAAGATAATATAATTCCACATAAAAGAAGACATTATTGCATAGCCCAACCATATTCATTCATCGAATAATGGTAATTAAGAGTACCCCATCCTCTACCCGTCTGTCCTTGTTGTACCAAGTCTGGCCATTATTGCTTTTGATGCGAGTGTTTGGTGGTTCCCATGTCCACTTGGGCTTCCTTATTGAAACCAGGTCAGGGGCTCAAGGtttagaaaaatgaaagaatgttAGTAGATTTAGCCTATCACTTATACTATAGACTagattaataaacataaaacagATGtataaaatcatatgaaaatgcATTTATCGCCAGCGAGTAacattgtattttatatatgttatatttatatttatcggtataatttataaatgatATGGTAGATTGATTCTGCATCAcagtttttatagaaaaattgaCTCTCAGTGGCGGAGGCTTTTCTCAAAAAGGTATATAGAAGAAATTGCGCGCAATTCTAAACAGGAGACTATGAGAGAAGGCGTAGAAGCTCAATTATCTCAAagactttattaaaaaaaagaaattcttgaaTGGAAAATGATTGTATTACTATGATGGAAGGAGGGACTTCTCCAAGGCCGTCCTACTAATATCGGGTTTTCTGCATTTAGTGTCAAGAATCTTATGCTCTTGATAATGCCTCCATTATAGTTAAGCAAGGCTGgcggatggaaaaaaaaaacaacaaatgttAATTCCGACGTCGGATGCCTTCAAAAGATAACTTGCAGAGTTGAAGGCACTGTATCTAAAGACGGTCGGATGCTATCTTTTCTTATACTTGGCTTCGAGACTCCAACATGAATAAAGGTTAATTCTGTTAGTCGGTTAGTTTAAGACACTTTCTTAACAAATTTAATTACACCTCTCTGCTGCGTATATATTTTTCGAAAACGCAGCACGTTCCCCAAACATTCATCTCCGAATGAGACACTTTCGTGCTATATATCCCTTCATATCCAGCTCCATCAATTTGCAGTTTCCGACGAATAAGTGGATGTGATGGATCGAGTAGTCTAGGGACGTCAGTGGTTAAGTAAATAGTTTCAGGAATTTATGAACAAGGTAAGATTGGCTGCAACAAGTCTCCgtgtaataattatttgattttttccaaCAGAAGTTAAGCCGCACTGTATTCCAACCTTCGAAGCGGCCTTTCTTTTTCAGTAAAAAGAGTATTCCGAGATAAGCTAGCTAGCGAAGGCAATGGTCCCATgatgattgatgagttgataaGCTTTCAACAtcagtaaaaattatttttaatattaaaataatctaaaaaaaattcaaataaaatattaaaaattaattttttcaaaaatattttaaaacacaaaaataaaccagaatttaaaagaaagtttaaGAGAGAGAACAAGTGGAGAGAGATAAATCTTTAATAAGtggtattttattaattatttttataaattattttaaaaaaacatatataaaaaaatgattcgtctagatatttttattttctctattttggTGTCTACAGTGGAATAAATAATTGATAAGATGACCAGTTCTCCGGGTGAATGAGTTGTACTGTAGTTGTGTTCATCCGCGAATTGTTTTTTCCCACCAGAATTAAGGATGGCAGCGGTGTCGTGTTGAGGTCTTGATGTAAAGCCATATTATTTACCCTtctagtaaaatatatttttagcaaTTTTTAAAACGTAATGAAATCCTCGACTCGGGGAAACTCAATCAGACATTGTTATGGTTAGCTCCAAATTATTATCCCATCCGATATAACGAGCCACCTGTATAGCCCGCCACTCGATCAGACATTCCTTTCTGAAAATGCTGAAACCCTAGGAGAACAAAACACGGCAACCCTCACCAGCATTCATCCATTGGAGACCTCAATACCAGAGGATACAAAAGCATAAATAGTAAAGTTTTTGAGTGTTCCTTTCATTAATTGATCAATATGACAAATGTTAATGTCAAACTGATGGTGTAGCGACCCGATTCTACAATCTTTTTTCCTGaaagaatataaaagataaaaatgatatttctccACAACCCCAGGCTGGAATAGTAGAgattaatcaatcaattatttgaGTATTCTACTTCTGCCTAATCCTGCTGTTGTTGCTGATACAAACGTAAACCAATCAATCAGGGTTTCCCGTGCACAAAAATAGATTCCGGAGATCCAAAATCCACGGCACCAACCACAACCCAAACTTGCCTCTAGGAAGGTTGCTGCCGTCTGGCACTGGCATAAACAGAGTGTGAAAATGGCACTCCAAGCTCTTCTAGAATCACGCATCATTTGCTTCGTTTCTTGGCTTCGCTGTAGAGGATTACTCCAAAGACTGTAAGCGAGTAACCAAGCATCCCGGTAACAGATACAGGATTTCTGAATATTAAAATTGAGACCACAACAGCCACGGCCCCTTTTGCATTACCAAGAACCTGGAAGAACAAGAGCTCTTTGTTAGCTCAAATCTCATAGCCTCTCAAAATTATGCTAAAAGGTGGGGCAGAAATGTCAGCAATTCAACAGATGAAAACATGGGTacaaatatcaaaattcatTGACAATATAAACCCAAAATGAGAGACAGCACCTAAACAGTTTAACTCagcaaaacctttttttattattattagtttaagGAAATCATGATATCAAACTAGTTGGAATCTTCAATGAATTTATGTTATAGCCAAGCTTTCTGTGAGCTGATgatattaaatcatttttactaCCTTAACCTGCATCATTCTTTGTCTATCGCTCCTTGCTCAATCCTAAAGcttcaatctttatttttaaaggaaGATCGTTTTATCAAATCTAACCATTCTACTATACATCAACATAGTACATGCAGCAATAATAAAGATCGAAGCATGCACTCAAATGACATTTGAGGTTTATAAAGCACAGGCAGTTAGTTTATACTTATTCAGCCAAGCAGATATTGATCTACCCTCCAAGATTTACAGTGAGATACTCCTTTTGTTGATTTCAGTCTCATGTtgagtttttctaaaataaatatttttaccaGTCCGTGTGTTCTTCTTGTAACGTGAACTATCTCAGCATCTCTGTTTGAATTGAGTTCAACGGTGAAGcgatttcttgaaaaataagacTTAAGAGCTCAGCTTCCCAAAACTTATAGATGTGTAAGCTACAGATATTCCACTAGTACTAAAATTCAATAACTTTATTCATTATAATTAGCAATAAAAACAGAGGCAATCAAGTAATCTAATTAAATCTTCCAGTTAGTGAGCCCCTCCTAACAATCTGCAACCCTACCtacaaagtcaaatcttgtTCTTTGGATCTGGCATTCTATCATCAAAATGAAAATACACAGAAATATAAGTGAAAGGTTGAACAATTGTCTGTCAACAACTATttctagagtaaaaaaaaaggacaaagatCCTGAGCTGATAGCTTCTGGAAAGAAACTCAcagaaaaacaaccaaaaaagaaaCTCATTACATTGAATTGAACCTAACACGTTTAGAAGCCAAAGATTCCGCACATTCTAAAAGCTTAAAATGCAACACCATGAACTAAACCATCTCATTTCTGTTGGCCTTTCACtagaataaataatagtttCATCAAACTAACTCACTTAGGCATGCATGAGTATTATATGATAATTGCAAAAggtataaagaaaataataaaaagttcgCAAATCTGCAAAATCAAAGATGTACCTGGAGAGTAAGAGCACTGGTGTGTTTTGTAACCAAGAAGTTGGTCAGGTTCACAAAATATGCAAGTGCTGAATTGAATAGCAAGTACCAGATGATCTTACTGTCATCTCTGGCGAGAGCCACTGTGATACCTACCACATTTTCTTCCATGACAAGTGTTACTGGGAGTAAAATTACAACAGCTATCGGAGCCATGTAAAGGAGGAGGTTCATAGAATTCAGCTTCTcccttgaagagaaaaaaaaagaagcagataCAAACTTCTCAGCATACAAAGAGCCTGGCCATCACCTTCAGTTGCAAAAGTGCATACAAATATACTTACCCTTCAGAAGAAAGTAAAATCCCTTGCAGCACTGATTTGAGTGCCCTTGCAGCCGTAGCAGAAATACACATTATAAACCCAAATAGATGAAAACTTGGTTCACCCTGTTCCACGTAACGGAGACAAATCAGAGTTAAAACACTTCGGTCCAATGTAATCACTTCCATGACACATGACACCACAGACATCAACTATTTTCGAAatggaaataaaatcaaagagaagGAATAATACTGACCACATGCCGAACATGTTTATCTAtcaactaaaattcaaaaccaaaataaataatttaaaacttcctaaaaatcaaatagaaaactgAACTTCCAAAGAGCTGCCAGAGAAATTGCTaacacagaaaaaataaatcaaactacCATGCTACacggaaaacaaaatacattagAAAAATCTGGATGCCGAAAATCCATTTTATTTCCACAACAGCAAGGCAAatcctagatttctaaattcaAACAATGTAAGCTAAATCCTGTAGGGCACTGAGATAATAGAAAACCAAATCCCATTCCTTCCCAGGCTAGCATAAAACacacggaaaaaaaaaatcagctaaAACAGCTAGAAACCAATCAAAAGGGAACCCACTTCCGaaacataacaaaacacaaaaatgaCAGTAAAAACTCAAGAAACCCATATCAATAATGGAAACAAAACCCCCAATTgacataaataagaaaaaaacaggcAACTTACCCCACTAGCAATAACAACCCCTGTAACAACAGGAACCAAGGTAGCGTAGGTAAGCCAAGCCTCTCTCTTAAGAATCATCAAATAAGCGAAAACAGCCGTAAAAAACGGCGTAGTAGCACCAACAGCCTGATTAAAAGAGACAGGCAAGAACCTCAAAGAAATATTACCAAACACAACCGACACACAAAACACTAAACTTAAAGCCGAGATCTTCAAGAATTGTGTTTTAGACCGAATCGTCTGCATAGGTACCATCTTCATCCACGCAATTGCGACGTAACTTAACAAACTACAAGCTGTCATGTGACACATGGTCAAGAAGATCGGGTACTTGAACCCGTAATTGCTTAACAGATATTTGTTAAGCAACAGAACTCCTATGTTTGAGCAGTACCATGATGCCACTAGACTGATCGTGAATAATCGTGATGTGCTCTTCATCGTGGGTTTTTTTTGGGATCGGACGGTGGAGATTTGCGGAGGGGCTGTCGGTTCCCGGTGGTCAAATCAGGTGGGGTGAGGTGTAGGGGAATGATGTGGATCTAATGGAGTTTATTGGAGGGCCTTCTCCCATGGATCTgtgacataataataataatgatgatgatgataggagaggatttatttatttattcacaaaGGGAGGGAA is a window of Populus nigra chromosome 10, ddPopNigr1.1, whole genome shotgun sequence DNA encoding:
- the LOC133705092 gene encoding uncharacterized protein At2g39910 codes for the protein MKNERQKARLERQKMWNSLSALHAHLIQLSETILNPLSQIPYTPPEGTPISPKSTLESLLSIKNSNPNPNNNAITETQLFNSIKDFTLACALLSSSQSSTHELLSWIPKNLAIEANSAFNELSNAYAVSDLGGRNERRVSELLGVMSGGDGDGLVNEEKRLVIELMPEVLPLLKDGIKESSIDKSADGDEISAASARAPVGSAIVAAYQFRWFATQVDYPHLGKLCNFVIPCALTALDHWSPQVKGQGMISFTHLAKNVNAAELSRYEDVILDACCQNIASDDEIWCHVVEMSVLLVTCIQRSDPRSPWFEKMLNEMLGHLERQPRNKDRRVAWLKFVEPLLHGIGLVLVAHFSRIFPLFFKWLHADDDETVLLVLKRVHTVKRLTWIRNTPYLERLVDELALLYKEAALRVAREQIRSSVLEILLLLQQCKGLQFKAAWDKHSNDLNLTSLSLSLSGNTTNNVGAHVDQFHGDSLQRSSQPLKPQ
- the LOC133704650 gene encoding probable sugar phosphate/phosphate translocator At3g11320, with the translated sequence MKSTSRLFTISLVASWYCSNIGVLLLNKYLLSNYGFKYPIFLTMCHMTACSLLSYVAIAWMKMVPMQTIRSKTQFLKISALSLVFCVSVVFGNISLRFLPVSFNQAVGATTPFFTAVFAYLMILKREAWLTYATLVPVVTGVVIASGGEPSFHLFGFIMCISATAARALKSVLQGILLSSEGEKLNSMNLLLYMAPIAVVILLPVTLVMEENVVGITVALARDDSKIIWYLLFNSALAYFVNLTNFLVTKHTSALTLQVLGNAKGAVAVVVSILIFRNPVSVTGMLGYSLTVFGVILYSEAKKRSK